The genomic region AAAGAGGAATCAGAAGAGCACAAGTGCAACCAACACCAAATTACCCCGCATCATTCTCCACCCCGCCCACTTCTCATCACCACATAACCACCCACACACGCCTCATTCTCCCGCTTCTGCATGGCCGCACTTGGGTGCGCCGCTGTCGTGTATTTAGCATTAAGTTGTTGTGATTGCTATGCTAAGCTTGAAGAAGCGCGAGAGGGCCGGGCGAGCGGAGATGTAATATCAGGGCCAACCACATCAGTCGAGCATGTGGGACTCTTTAGTGCTGTGTTTAGATTAGATCGACAATGCATCTATCCTTGGCGTTACAATACTACACATTTTTTTCCGACATGGTCCATCTCTATCCTCTAGGAACTTGTGCGAGCACTCACGCCGCCCggctctcgtcgccgaccttgaggtTGCGCAGCTTCTCCAGCGTCTGCTCATACGTAGGTCCCTGGCGGAGTACGGAGCTAGGACGGCGGTGGATCGCGTGAGCCTGGTGCTGTGcccgctcctcgcggcgcttCAAGGCCGGCATGGTCGGCGTCTCGAGGCCAAAGTAGTCCCAAGGGGGTACGAGGTTTGCGATTCCGCGGCGCATGCCGGTCGTGATGAACTGGAGCGCAATCTGAAGCGACGCATTCGTCCACCCGAACCCCTCGCGGTTGATGTAGCGCACAGCCATGCCCTGGTTACCGTACTCGGCCTCTACCATATGCGAGAGGGCTGCGACGTCCCACTTCTCGACGACAATTCCGGAGAACGAGGCAAAGCAGAGCGCAATCATAAATGCCCACCGGTACGAGAGGCGGTTCGCGTCGCCCGAGAAGCCGTAGCGCTCCAGTCCAACCCACGCCATGATCTGGTGCGGCGCCCAACCCGTCGGCCAGTCCCACTGCCGGTTCGGGCGGTTGAGCCCGATCGGGCCCCGTGACTCCTCCGTACCCGAGAGCAGGCCACCGGGCGCCTCAAGCTTGGGCAGCGTGACGTGTACCAGCCGGAGTGCCTgctgctcgtcggcgcACCCGGCCCACATGGGCCAGAACGTCGTGGCCGACAGATAACGCTCCTGCCGCCCCTTCTTGCAGTTCCAGTCAAAGTACGCGCCCTGTCCCTCGTTCCAGCAGTACTTGTCGATACGCTCCTTGCGgacgcgcgcacgctcgTACCATTCCGCAGCCGTCTGCTTGCGTGACGTCGACTTTTCGCGCGGCCCGTCAAACGCCTCACGCGTCATTGGCCAGGGGGAGAGgtcaaactcgtcctcgagctccaggTCCTCCTTGAATACGGCCGTGATCGCATTCGCAATGTCAATCTCGTACTTGTACAGGAGAGAGTTCAGGTCGATGGTCGCGAGGTCCGCACACTTGCCCTCGAAGCGGTACGTCGTGTCGTGTCCTGACTCGCGCACCGCCCGGTCGTGCTGGAAGTATTCGTCGAGCTCAGGCTCCTTAATCGTGCCGTCGTTGTATGCTTCGATAAAGTCGTTGACTGAGAGGCGGTTCTTCTCTGCGTACGGCTGCAGGATGTGCGTGAAGTGCGACGCTTCCGTCTCGGGTGGGATGCCGAGACCCTTTGGTCTGTAGCGAGACAGGCCAGTCTCAACGTGCAGGGCAGGTTCCGAGCACCAGTACACATGGTAGTCCTTGATTGCAGCCTGGATGGCACGCTTCAGCCACGCAACGTTCTTGGGGTCGTTCTGGTCGATGTTATTGAAGATCTGCAACGCCAAGTCGGTCATGAAAGGTGGCTGGGCACGGCACAGGTAGTATGTGCGGTTGCCGTTCAGGATCTTGTTGTAGTGCTTGATCTGGAAAATAAAGTGCTCCATGATCGACATTGCCAGGTCCAGGCGATCATCCAcgagcaggccgagcgcaaTAAAGTACTGATCGTCAGCTGCGTAATATCCTGAAAGCAGTTACTCACGCTGTCCCAATTGTACATCTCGTTGAAGCGGGCGCCGGGGACCACGAACGGCAgagcctcgagcttgccggCCTCGTTCTTCTTCATCGCTAGCGCCAGGATTCCTGGACGCTCGTTGAGCGACTTGACGTACTCTGGGTCATCACAGTGCTTGGGGAGctgcacgacctcgagcttcAGGTGGGGGCGGTTGCGGGAGCTGTATCGAGTTAGCTCGATGGCATGCCAAACAACTCACATTTCCTGGTAGTGCTCGAacatctcgtcctcgccgtggGGAATATAGATGATAGGGTGGTTGACCCGGCTGCGGTTCTTGGGGTCGACGGCAGCCATCTCGATGCCCTGCTCATCGATGCGGCGCGTGAGGTGGTTCCAGAACGAGTTCTTGATCATGCGGCTG from Cutaneotrichosporon cavernicola HIS019 DNA, chromosome: 2 harbors:
- the NTH1 gene encoding uncharacterized protein (Neutral trehalase Ca2+ binding domain), producing MAATVRPALPPKPKNVVWVDGDLASPAGSDTPPAHGAKEFDLPAVNAEADEYYGQRKMFSRTRTLSNAGTTWSAKSRPMMMDGEYIQRNRRLSHDEQGSAPRRFLVDVEETMRLVLAQEDTDDNCQISIYDSGPKLISLGTASSNAYRSWDVRGNYMLTNLLAELALARDYGRRFIVLDEERLAENPIDRLSRMIKNSFWNHLTRRIDEQGIEMAAVDPKNRSRVNHPIIYIPHGEDEMFEHYQEISRNRPHLKLEVVQLPKHCDDPEYVKSLNERPGILALAMKKNEAGKLEALPFVVPGARFNEMYNWDSYFIALGLLVDDRLDLAMSIMEHFIFQIKHYNKILNGNRTYYLCRAQPPFMTDLALQIFNNIDQNDPKNVAWLKRAIQAAIKDYHVYWCSEPALHVETGLSRYRPKGLGIPPETEASHFTHILQPYAEKNRLSVNDFIEAYNDGTIKEPELDEYFQHDRAVRESGHDTTYRFEGKCADLATIDLNSLLYKYEIDIANAITAVFKEDLELEDEFDLSPWPMTREAFDGPREKSTSRKQTAAEWYERARVRKERIDKYCWNEGQGAYFDWNCKKGRQERYLSATTFWPMWAGCADEQQALRLVHVTLPKLEAPGGLLSGTEESRGPIGLNRPNRQWDWPTGWAPHQIMAWVGLERYGFSGDANRLSYRWAFMIALCFASFSGIVVEKWDVAALSHMVEAEYGNQGMAVRYINREGFGWTNASLQIALQFITTGMRRGIANLVPPWDYFGLETPTMPALKRREERAQHQAHAIHRRPSSVLRQGPTYEQTLEKLRNLKVGDESRAA